The Oncorhynchus masou masou isolate Uvic2021 chromosome 8, UVic_Omas_1.1, whole genome shotgun sequence genome has a window encoding:
- the LOC135544051 gene encoding high mobility group-T protein isoform X1, producing MRRKELSEEFRDKVVDRHRLGEGYKKISHTLSIPLGTVRSIIKKWKVYGTTETLPRSGRPSKISSWAKRILALELTMRPTASLKELQSSMAEMGENVHESTIARSFANCSRYGRSERRRTLQKANSDLQSRAEFAEKHLDIEMGKDPRKPRGKMSSYAYFVQTCREEHKKKHPEASVNFSEFSKKCSERWKTMSAKEKGKFEDLAKLDKVRYEREMRSYIPPKGEKKKRFKDPNAPKRPSSAFFIFCADFRPQVKGETPGLSIGDVAKKLGEKWNNLTAEDKVPYEKKASKLKEKYEKDITAYRNKGKVPVSMPAKAAAPAKDDDDDDDDDDDEDDDDDDDEDDE from the exons ATGAGGCGCAAAGAGCTTTCAGAAGAGTTCAGGGATAAAGTTGTAGATCGGCACAGATTAGGGGAAGGTTATAAGAAAATTTCCCATACATTGAGTATCCCATTGGGTACAGTCAGGTCAATCATTAAGAAGTGGAAGGTGTATGGCACCACTGAGACTCTGCCCAGATCAGGACGGCCTTCCAAAATAAGCAGTTGGGCGAAAAGGATTCTTGCTCTGGAACTCACCATGAGACCAACTGCCTCGTTGAAAGAGCTGCAGAGTTCcatggctgagatgggagaaaaTGTCCATGAATCAACTATAGCTCGATCATTCGCCAACTGTAGCCGGTATGGCCGATCGGAAAGAAGGAGAACATTACAGAAAGCAAACAGCGATCTCCAATCACGTGCAGAGTTTGCAGAAAAGCATTTAG ATATTGAGATGGGGAAAGATCCAAGGAAGCCGAGGGGCAAGATGTCCTCCTATGCCTACTTTGTCCAGACCTGTCGGGAGGAGCACAAGAAGAAACACCCAGAAGCTTCCGTCAACTTCTCAGAGTTCTCCAAGAAGTGCTCTGAGAGATGGAAG ACCATGTCCGCCAAGGAGAAGGGGAAGTTTGAGGATCTGGCCAAACTGGACAAGGTGCGatatgagagggagatgaggagctaCATTCCTCccaagggagagaagaagaagaggttcAAGGACCCCAACGCCCCCAAGAGACCATC GTCTGCGTTCTTCATCTTCTGCGCTGACTTCAGACCCCAGGTGAAGGGGGAGACCCCGGGCCTGTCTATCGGTGATGTGGCCAAGAAGCTGGGAGAGAAGTGGAACAACCTAACCGCGGAGGACAAGGTACCCTACGAGAAGAAGGCTTCCAAGCTGAAGGAGAAGTACGAGAAG GACATCACTGCGTACCGCAACAAGGGTAAGGTGCCGGTCAGCATGCCAGCGAAGGCCGCCGCACCCGCCAAGGACGACGACGACGATGACGACGACGACGATGATGAGGATgacgatgatgacgatgatgaggaTGACGAGTAG
- the LOC135544051 gene encoding high mobility group-T protein isoform X2, whose product MGKDPRKPRGKMSSYAYFVQTCREEHKKKHPEASVNFSEFSKKCSERWKTMSAKEKGKFEDLAKLDKVRYEREMRSYIPPKGEKKKRFKDPNAPKRPSSAFFIFCADFRPQVKGETPGLSIGDVAKKLGEKWNNLTAEDKVPYEKKASKLKEKYEKDITAYRNKGKVPVSMPAKAAAPAKDDDDDDDDDDDEDDDDDDDEDDE is encoded by the exons ATGGGGAAAGATCCAAGGAAGCCGAGGGGCAAGATGTCCTCCTATGCCTACTTTGTCCAGACCTGTCGGGAGGAGCACAAGAAGAAACACCCAGAAGCTTCCGTCAACTTCTCAGAGTTCTCCAAGAAGTGCTCTGAGAGATGGAAG ACCATGTCCGCCAAGGAGAAGGGGAAGTTTGAGGATCTGGCCAAACTGGACAAGGTGCGatatgagagggagatgaggagctaCATTCCTCccaagggagagaagaagaagaggttcAAGGACCCCAACGCCCCCAAGAGACCATC GTCTGCGTTCTTCATCTTCTGCGCTGACTTCAGACCCCAGGTGAAGGGGGAGACCCCGGGCCTGTCTATCGGTGATGTGGCCAAGAAGCTGGGAGAGAAGTGGAACAACCTAACCGCGGAGGACAAGGTACCCTACGAGAAGAAGGCTTCCAAGCTGAAGGAGAAGTACGAGAAG GACATCACTGCGTACCGCAACAAGGGTAAGGTGCCGGTCAGCATGCCAGCGAAGGCCGCCGCACCCGCCAAGGACGACGACGACGATGACGACGACGACGATGATGAGGATgacgatgatgacgatgatgaggaTGACGAGTAG